Within the Clostridium scatologenes genome, the region TAGTCATTTTCTGTATATCTTGAGAACTTGACATTTGATTATTATTTCCTATAACATGTTTCATTACTACTTCTTCTTGTTCTGATTCAGCTGCTGCACCTATAGTATTTTTCCCAATTTTATCTGCTAAATCTTTTAAACTATTCACTTTATCCGTGATACTTTTTATCACTTTACTTACTTCATCCTTAGCCTTAAATACAACTTGAAAAGGTCTACTTACTAAAGACTTAACTTCTTTTCCGATATTTTTTATACTGTTACTTGCTGAATCTTTAGCTGCTATCATAATTTGAATATTCTTTTTAATTTCATTAAGTTGTTTCTTTGTTTCTGCTATAGTATTAATAGGCGCCTCTATTAATATTTGACTTCTCACATTCTTTTTAATTCCATCTAATTGTTTTTTCGTTTCTGCTATATTTTCTAAGGTTTTATTTATATTAACTTCAATTTTAACTTGTACTTTTGTCATACTAATTAAGTTTATACTTTGTTTTGCTTCTTCTACTGTTTTTCTAAAATTATCAGTGTATTGAATGCTTTGTTTAATTGCATTTATATACATACTAGTATCTAACGTCATTTTTGCACTTATTTCTGGCACTTTCTCACCTCCCATCTAAAAAATCTATAAAAATAAGACTATAACTCTTTTAATTTAAATTGATTCTGTTAAAAATACTGGGATTTTATTGCTTCTTATTTCTTTTCTTTCATTATTTTTATCCTCAATTTCTTTCTCATAAAAAGCTCTTAAAAAGATTTTATCCCCCAAACTTAAATTCCAATAGTCTGATGGAATATTAATTCTTTTCTCTTTCCAGAGACAGTACATCAAATTTGCTTCGCTGTCTCTGGTGATAAGTTTTTTATTTCTTTAACTGAATCTTTACTAAATCCACTTAATTCATTTATTACATTAAATATTGCTGTTATTTCTCCAGGTAAAAATATATTATTTACAGCTTCTGCTGCATTAACTGCCCCAAACTGTTCTATAACCTGTTGGTTATTGAAGTCCGGATCTTTTATTCCAGAAACTACATATTTAGCTTGAATATTTTTTTCAGATTCTACTTTTCCATCTGCATTTATTGACACTGCATTTTGAATATCTTCAAATTCATCTGCTGTAATTGATTGAACTGTAACTGAAAAAGGCTCTCCTAGAACCTCTGACAATCTCTTTATTTCTATTTCTTTTGTTGGTCTAACTAATTTTGATTTGTCTAATTTTAATAATAAATCTATCTTACTCATAACTTTCCTCCCAAATTAAAAATGTTATTAAATGATTTTACCCAGCATTTTTTAATGCTGGGTTTCTAAATTATTTTTACAATTATATAACTTTTCCTATTTGACTATGCTTGGATCAATAGTATCTAAAGCTTCCATATCTTCAAAAGTAAAAGGAATGGATTCAGTACCTAATTTATTAGATGACCAGTCTGCTACAGTCAATTCATCAAATTTGACACCACTAAGTTTAACTCTTGAAGTTCCTCCATTTCCTGGGTCACTTATTTTACTAATTAAAGTACAAACTGTTTCTATACCATCTCTAAGGTTATCCATTAAAAGTAATATCATTCTATCACTAACTTTATTTAAGGTCATCGTACCTGAACCATCCCATCCAACAGTCTTATGCTTTTTTGCATTAGTTCCACACATAGGTACTTCAACTTTATTTAATTTAGCTTTAGCTTGAAATGCTGTACATTCTGCAACCTGAGCATCATTTAAAAATAAGGTTCCATAGTTTCCATATATAGTTTTGGTTTCATCATAATATCCTTGTCTATTCATATATTTCACCATCCTTTAAATTGCAATTCCAAATTTAATATTTTCCATAGCATCTAAAATCTTAATTGAAGCAGCTATAAATACTTGATCTTCTGTATTTGCCTCTTTAATCTCATTTTCTGACATTTGATCAACTGTTCTTCCATCTGTTGTTTTATATCCAGAAGTTTTTAAATAAATCTTTTGAGCTGTTGTATCTATAAATACATTACTCTTACCTTTATCTAGTAAACCATCTAACTCAAGTCCATCAAAATAATTGCTGATAGCGCTCATAAGTAAAATTTTATGGTCATAATCATTTTGTACCTTTCCTATATAATTATCTTCTACAGTAGATTTGATATCGTCATGTATTTGATCCATAATATCTATTATTTTTGTTTTCTTAAATATCTTTCCTTTATCTTCAGTAGTTGTAACCAAACTATTTACTGATCTTGCAACCTTAACTTTTCTCCCATCATTCATTAAGATCAATTTTCCAGCATCAATAGCAGTATCCATATCTGTTTTTGTAAGATGATCACAATCAATTAATTCTGGTAAAGGTGCATAAGTAGCACTTATAGATAATGGTGTTCCTGCAAGTAATCCAGCTATTCTTGCACAATATTCTTTAGCAGTATATGTTTTATTTACTGTCTTAATTGTAGAAGCACAAAAATCAATTATACCTTCATGATCTCCTGCTGTATTTGGAAGCACAACCTTAACCCTTCTATCGTTAAAATCTCTCAATTTTTTTATCCAAGTGGCAAATGCTGTAGTGTCTGCATCGGATATACCAGGTATTGCTAAATAATCCCAACTAATAGTTTCTAAGTAATGCTGAGCTTCTGTATAATCTGCAGCTGTATCAGCTTGAACATAAACAATAACTTGTTTAGGAGGATACTTATATCCTATAAAGGCAAGATTAATTTGTTCTTGGTTATCAGCTGTTAATCCACTTGGAATTTCCTCTGCTCCATTCAAAATCATAGGATTTACTTGAGGTACAGTTTTATCTCTCAATATTAATGCTACTATTCCTCTTGTACCTCTATCAATTGCAGTAGTACCTGTTTCTTTGAAAATTATATTTAATGATGGTAATCCCAACATAATCATCTCCTTTTTTATAATTACTTTTAAATATCTTACTCATCCTCTTTTAACAATTACTTTAAAAACATTTTCAAAATCATTTACCCATCCCCTCCTTAAAATGAAGTTTTCTCATAGGCTTAATATTTTCTTCAGTTTCAACCTCTTCACGAATTGAAACTAAATAATTTAAACTTATTTGAAAATGAAGCACAAAATCAACTATCTCATATTCTATTTTCACTATAGTTAGAACCCTGTCTTTCACTTGTATACAAAATTTAAAACTTCTTTCTAAACTATCAGCCATATCATAAAGTTCATCATTATTTTCTTCTTTAGCAAAATACTGAACATCTACAATTAAAGTAGGATTTTTAGTGAAAAAATTTGTTCTAATTGTATTTACAGGAATTAACTCAATAAAAAAAGCAGGTGGACTAAACCCCTGTCTTATCTCTTCATCATATACCTTTATATTAGAAAACTCCGTACTTAATTTTAGAGTTACAGCATCTTTAATATCTTTAAATGTAATCATGAATCTAACTCCTTAATTGTTCTATCAAGCCATTCTGACAAATGTTCAGGTAGTTCTTTACTAAGCTGCTCTACACCTACTTTAAGCATATGTCTTCCAGGTATAAAAACCATTTTATTATGTGATTTATATTTTTCACCACTTTTAATTTTCTCTAATTTCGACCTATATCCATACTCAATATTTTCTGCATGAGGTGAGTTATTAAATACTTCTATATAGTATCCATTATCATCACTTACTAAATTACCTATCTTCCAGTTATCTATTAAACTTTCTTCTGAAGTACTATGCTTATAATGCACATTTGAAGACTTATTCTTTAAATTTTCTAAAAAACTATTTGAAAGTTTCAAAATTTCTTTTTCTAGTTCCCTAGGAAAATCAACATTTGTAAAATTCATTAAAGCATTTTGAAACTGATATAATTCATCTATCTCAAATCCCATTATGCTTTATCCTTTCTTAGAAGAGGTACTTCTAAATGACTTAAATAAGGAAAAAATTCTCCTGCTTCATACTTTCTCTTTATACCATTTTCAAAAATAATTTCTACATCATCACCTGCAGTTATAGGTGTATCTGTTGAACAGAACATAAGCACATTATATCGAATATTATTAGTGATATCTGTTTGATTTACATTGCTTGTATCTTTCTTTGAAATTGCACATTTAACATTTTCTGCCTTCATACCTGATTTAAATGCTGTAGCTCCATTAAATTTTTTATACTCTATTTGACCATATATTGCAGCTTTATCAAAATAAGTTAACTCTAATATTTCAGCTTCTGTCATATTACCAATCAACCCTTCTAAAAATATTTAATTCGAGAATATCCTCATCTCCAAAACTTAATAAGGTTCTTTCATCTTTTTGGTCAATTGAATATTCTATCTTGGTATCACCTCTTTCTATGGATTTAATTTTTTTTTCATAGTCTATACTGTTATTGTGTAATCTATGTTGTATTATAGCTATTACTTTATCTTCTATAAATCCTTCTAATTCTTCTGGTAACTTTTTAATATGGCAATAATTAAGTGTCTTTTGGGTAAATTTATTTACATATTGATTAATAATTTTATCCTTGGAATCATCAATTATTCCTAAAGTATTTTTTATATTTTCTAACATAATTAATTCTCCTTAAACTAAGAAATGCTAAACTTTTTACTTCACTTTAGCAATATATATTTGATCAGCATAAGGGAATGATGGTAAACAAGTGGCAACTGCTTTTGTCCACCTAGCTACTGGATCTTTAGTACTATATATTTCAGCCACAATATTTCCAAAGGATTCTATTTTAGTATCACTCTTACCTCTTAGTTCTATTTCTTCTGCAGTGAGTCCATAAATAGTATCACCTAATTTCCCCTCTGGAAGTAATACAAATTTTCCATCTTCAAAGTACCTTTTTACTACATACTTTCCATCATTACCTTGGGTTCTATATTGTGAATCATAGGTTGCTATTTCAGGTAAGTCCATAGATGATAATAATTGATTAAGCATATCTTTGGTTAATAATTTATCTGCATTAATTCCAAATACAGCCTTTCTTATTGCCATATTAGTTAAAAGCAAGTTTAATACTGACTTAGAAGTTACAGCTCTAGTAGGAGTACAGCCTACGTTTTGCACTACTTTATCTGTCCAATTATAAATATCCTCTAATATTTTTGCATCTGTACTAGTCCAATCGGTTGTACTTTGCTGTACTTTAGGTGTACCATAATCTATAGAAGTTTTAACCCCATTTTCATTTATGTTAAGTTTTCCAGTAGTTATAACCTCCATTCTCATAGCTTCAATTCTAGTTTTAACACTGTTTACCATGTTATCTACATCATTATAAATTTGGTTAATAGCTTGAGTTTCTTCTTGTGTGCTCCTTGGAAAATTTAATTGTATTATTAATTTTTCATCCATTTTAATTTTTCTTTTGATTAATGCTAATTCTTCTACGCTATAAGAAATTCCATCTCTTGAACCTATTTCAGTTTCAGTATCAAATCCATGTATACTAGCACTTACAGGTAAGTTATTAGCTCCCTTTATCATTTTAAAATCTAATCCTTCTATTTTTGTTTCTGGAAATAATATATCTCCTAACATTGGTGTTTGCTCTCTGTTCTTTACATAATTTAAAATTGCTTGTGGTGAAAATAATTCTTCTACTCTAGTCATTTATAATTCACTCCTATCTAAATTTTATTTCTTTTAATGCAGTTTTTGCTGTATCAGCAGGCTTAACAGGAAGTCTATCTTCTAATACATAACCTTCAACCATTAATGAGCCTGGTTGCGCTCCTTGTGTAACATCTACGCTAGAAAATAATATTCCTGCAGCAGTACTATCATTAACTACTTTTCCATTTCCATCTAGTATACTACCTGCAAAGACTATTTTTCTTCCAAATTCATCAGATACTATACCCTCATCACTCACTGTAGTAGTAAAATTAACATACTTTTCACTAGCTAAGAACTCAATTTGATTATTAATGTTTATTGTTTTTACATACATATCTTATACCTCCTTCTATTTCCACATATTTTTATATGAATTTTGGACTTTTTTATTTCTCTCTTTTGCTATTTTAACAGCTAAGGAACTTCCTCCTGGCGTACTTGTTCCATCTCCTGGTTTAGGTGTAACTATTTTATTTTCTGCAAATAAATAAGGATCAGATGTTTTTAAATTCTTTAACTGTTCATCCAATCCTATAATAGATTCTCCCTCTAATTTAACTTTTTCAGTATCTATCAAAGCTTTTATTGCTTTGCTATTCTTAGCTCCTGACTTATTTAAAGCCTTTTCTAATGCATAATTAAATTGTATTTCACCTATTTTCTTTTCACTATCCTTTTTTAATTTTTCATAATCTTTTTCATACTTATCAAGCTTATTTTGAAACTCCTCAATAGTCTTATTAGCAATTTTAAGCTCATTTTCTATATCTGTTTTTAAACTATTATATTTTTCTCTAATTATATAGTTAGAACTATCAACCAAATCTACATCTATATACTTACTTTTTATTTCTTCTGGTATTCCCGAATATGCTTTTCTAAGTATTTCATTTAACTTTGGCATTTATAATAACTCCTTTCTTAATTTTTTTAATAATAATTACTATTTCATTATGTTGTCAATATAATTAGAATTATTATACTTCGAGTTTTTATATTGATCTAATAATCTTTGTTCCTCTTCTGTTACATCGCTTACCCAAGGATGATGACCAATTATAGTTTTATCACTTACCATACCCTTTGAATTTTGACAATCTTGAATTGTTTCTGTTTCGTTAGTAATCATATTTCTGTTAAAATTCACTTTTGCCTTAGTATAATCAAAATTTCCTTCTCTCTTTATTTTTAAATACTCTGATATAAACCAAAATATATCTTTAAATGCCTTCCTAAGTTTTCTTTCAAAGTTATTACATTTAAGATCTAAACCACTATATAAAAATTTAAGTGATACTCCTGAAGGATTAGCTCCAAATTTGTCTGTATCCATATTTACACATTGCCCAAATTGATAAATATCTTTTTTAAGCCTATCTAAATGTTTCTCTGATGCATCAACATTTAAATTGGAATTAAGTGATTCTACTCCTCCATCACCTTCAACCTTTATTGCCTTATAATATCTTAAATCTTGTATAAATTCTCCAACATCTTGTCCTGCATAATTTTTCAGCACATATATAAGAGATTGCAATTCAGCAATATTATTACTTATATCACTAGTATTTAAATCATAATCATCGATCAAATATTTGACAAATGTTAAATCACTAAGCTCTTTATTATTATTCTTAACTACTATAAATGGAACTCTACCCCATCCATAATGATCTTCATCCTTTAAATAATGGCCTAATGGCTCTGTTGTTTCATTTGCTTCTACATCAGGAATAAGTCTTCCATTATAATCTGTGTAATACATAACGGTTTTATCATCCCAATACTCTACTTTAAGCACATCTTTCTTATTTTTACCTTCATATACAGTAACATAATAGTACCTAATCACTGACTGTAACTTAGAGTGATCTGTATCATCCCATATTGGAACTACTTGTTCACTTGGAATTAATTTAAATCTTAATTTTTCACTATCATCAATATATACCTGCAGATACGAAATTCCTTTATTACTTGCTTCAATTCCAGATTCATTCAAAATATCATCAAAATCCTCATCCAATATTTCATTCACTTTTTTTTGAAATTTATCATTCAAAGAAGTATATACAGGTGATTTACCTAAAAGATAACCAATCTTTTCATCTACTAAAAGTTTCATAAATGCATGGCTTAGCTTATTATTTACTTTAGTATGATCTACAATTTTTTGCTTATTTACATAACAGTATATTTCTCTACAATTTATGTCATTTCTGTTTTCATAATAAGCTTGACCAATTAACATATTTTTTCTTTTACTTGACTTATCAAATTCATCAATAAATTGCTTTATAATTTCTTCACGACTCATTGCTGATACTTTAGGCTTAAAGTCAAATAACATAGTCTCCACCTCCTTATTTAAATACTGATACACCACAATTTTTATATAAAATTGTATTAACAAAATACCTTATGGCATCCATGGCATGATCCATTATTTTTACAGGTTTATCCTCTCCTCTTTCAATAGACTTTTCATCCCAAATATAAGAAAAAAATTCTTTAAAGGTATTTGTACATTTATCATTAAACTGTATTATTAAATCATTTAGGGCACTTGAAACATTTCTTATTCCTTCTAGCACATTATTTTTAGCTTGTTTAACTTTAAACTTACCATTTTTTCTTATAACTGCTATAAAAGAAGCTGCGCTTGGATCTATTACAACTGCTTTTATTCTTCTGTTTCCAACGAAATTAATTAAGTCATCATAATATTCATTATCAGTTTTTTGTTTTCCTTTATCTCTACCAGAATAATAGTATTCATCTATTAAATACCACTTATCTAAATATTTACCCCACAATAAAAATACAGTTGCATTTTGAGTACCATAATCACAACTGATATAAAACTCTTTATAATCTCTTATTATTGTTTGTACTTTGTGTTTAGATTCATTAAACATATCATAAATTAATCCCTGAGCCTGTACCCATAGACCTAAAATATATCGTTTAAAGAACACTCCACTAAACATGCGTCTAAATCTCTCTTTAACTTTCTCTGACAAACTTAAATTATCATCCATAGTAAAATGCATGTATAATATATTTTTTTCTTTAGCTTTATCTATAAACTCTATTTTAACAAAATGGTAAGGACTACTTGGATTACAATTCATGAAAATTTTAGCACCATCTACTGAGCAGCGTCCTATCATCTGATCTACAAAATTTTGAGGAAATAATGCTACTTCATCAGCTAATGCTCCTGCAGCAGTTAATCCCTGAAGTCTATCTTGTGATTTTTCATTATTAGCATCATACATATAATAAGTATTACCACTTATAGTTATATAATTTTCTGATCTATTATACTCATATTTAATTCCCCAAGAATTTAGTATTTGCTGCATGGGACCTATTACATTCTTTTTAAGTGTTCCAATTGTTTTACCTGCAAGAATAAAGTTTTCATTATTAAAATGTTTCAATGTCCACCTTACAAAACTGCATAACATGGCTATAGTTTTACCTGATCTAATAGCTCCATCAGCTATTACTATATCTTTATTGGCAAAAGGTGATCCTTTTTCCCAAAAGAATAATAGTTTCTTTTGTTTTATAGAAAACGGCCGAAATTTAAAGCCCTTATTCTGTTTCTTTTTCCTCATTAGCATCATCCTTAAATAAGCTTTTTATCTCACACTCACTCATTGTTGTGGCCTTTATAAATTCATTAATTCCTTCTTTATTGATATCGTTATTTCCACTATTAACGTTATTAATATCAATCTTTAACTTTTCAATTCTAAGTTTTTGTTCTTCTGTAGCAAGATTACTCCTTAGCAATTCATCATATTGTTTGATCATACTTTCCAAAGTCTTCATAGCTTTTGATTGAGCTTGTAAAAATGCAGCTTGTTTATCCCATGCAAACTGCAGCTCATATTCTTCTTCTAATCCTTCTGATGTATTTCTATTGAATTCTTTTTGCTTCTTAAGTACTTTAGTTAGATCTTCTTGATTTTTCACATTCATAATTTTTTGTGATCTTGCTATAGCTGTATACTGAATTATTATATTTTCCCAAAGCATATCTAACGGATTTTTAACTATAATATCTTGCACTATATCTAATGTCTCCGGTGGAAATATCTTAGAAAAAAAACCGTGTTTTTCAGCATTTTTATTCCCCTTTGGTGCTCCTTTAGCATATTTATCATTTATAGTATTACATTTAATTTTCATTCTTTCTTTTTCTAATACTTCATTTAATTTGTTATCCCATCTATATCTGCTTTTCCAAGATCTTATAGTTCCATAAGGTATTTTTAATTTTTGAGCAATATCCAACAATTCCACCTTTCCATTGCCATTTATATACATTTGTTCTGCTCTTATACTGTTAGGGCTTCTTTGCTTTGGCATGTTATTTCACCTACTTCAACTTCTTATTTATCCATTTTGTATTATCTTTGCCTTATAGCTCCTCTATGTCTATAATAACTATCATGCTTCATTAAATCTAAAATATCATGAAAAGAAAGTTGTTCTTCTTTAATTTTATTTTTACTTTTTTTAATATTTTTTTTATTTAATTTTTCTTGTATATCTGATCGCTGAGGGTTTACTATCTTTTTTACACTCACTTCTCTCACCTCCTATAAATTAAATAAGCACTAGTGAAATAACACTAGTGCTTTTTGTATATAACAAGAATAACTTATTATACTATTTAATAAATATCTACTACAGCAACCATATTTAAATTTTTTCTATGATACTATTATAACACCGATTTTTTTAAATTTAATGCATACATAATGCGTATCTAATGCATATTTAATGCATATTTTTAATATCTTTTATCTATCCCATTCTTGTCCAATTGCTATGTTTGAAATTATCTTCTGTCTTGTTCTGGTAACAGTGGATTGATCTTTTCCTATTTTCATACCTATTTGCCAATCTTTTAATTGTTCCTTATATTTCATACTTAAAAAATCTAAAATTTGTCTATCTTCTATATAGTTTATATTATCTTCTATAGTTACATTATCAGCTTCTATATTTCTTAGCTCTTCCTCTAAATCCAACACTTCTTCTTCTTTTCTTGATTTTTCTCTTAATAACTTATCTGTGATTCTTATTAGTGCTTTTTCCGCATAACTTTCCTCACAACTAGAAGTTTGGACTCTCTCTTCATATGTCATACTTCTTGACTCTTCTGGTATTTCAATATCCACATTTTTTAGTTTATCCTCTATAGACTTTATTTGATTTTTCAGCAAACTTATTTTTCTATTAATACTGTTAACCTTTTTATCCTTGCCATAATAATTGTATAATTTGTTTTCTATATATTTAAAAGTGCTTTTATCTATCATGTCTTCCCCCTAAATTATAAATTCTTTCTTTTTAATTTTTTTAATTTAAAGCATATTTAATAATTTTAAGATTTTTTCCTTCTATATCTTGTCTTATTTTATTAAGCATTTTATCACCTCATTTTTAATTATTATTGCTATTTACAAATATATATTACCACTTTAGCGAACTAATATCACAATTCAAAATTACCTATTTACCGAACTTATCGTTTTAATAAACAGAACTTACGTTCTATTTCTTTGATTTTCGTAAATTTTTAGTTTACTTTACCGAACCTTATGTTACAATAAAAGTACGGTAAACAATACCGAATAAAATATAAAGGTGATTTTTATGACTTTAGGACAAAGGATAAGATCTATAAGAAAAAAACATAAATTATCAATATTAGATTTGAAAAACATTACTGGTCTTTCAAAGTCTACAATAAGTGAAATCGAAAATGATAAAAGTAACCCAACTACTGATACTTTATCTAAAATAGCAAAAGCTTTAAATGTAAGTATAGACGAATTTTTTAAGGAAGATTTAATTGAAGACCAAATAGATATCCCTAAAGAATACTCTGATAAATTTAAGGTTACTAAAAGAGATAAAGATCAATATAAGGAATTTTTTAAAAAAGAAGCTCAAGGATTTTTTATGAATGATGAATTTGATGAAGAAGATAAAAAAGAAATATTGGACATTATGAATGAAATTTTTTGGGAAGCTAAAGCGCTCAATAAAAGAAAACCTAAAAAATAGGCAGGTGACTTATGATGATAAATATACGCGTTAGGGTTAATCACTTAGTAAAAAAATATGGTACTAGAGATCCTGAAAAACTTGCTAAAGAATTAAGCATTATAATTAAAAAGGTGCCCTTTAAATCACAAAAAACAAAAGGATTCTTTAAAAAACAATTTGGCAAAAAATTCATTGTAATAAACTCAAACCTTAGTGAGTTTTTACAAAAAATTGTTTTGGCTCATGAATTAGGCCATGCTACTTTGCATGTGAGTAAATCATCATATTACATCCATGAATTTACTTTATTTCCACGTGGTAAATATGAAAATGCTGCTAATAAATTTGCTGCAGAAATATTAATCAATGAAAATGATATTGACACGTATTCTCTTAAGACTATGTCTATAAATGAACTAAGTTGTTATTTTGGAGTTCCTGAAAGACTCATTATGTATAAGTTTTTTGAATAAATATTAATTATAACAAAAAAATTTATTATAATACTTTTTAAGTACTAGTAACAAACTATTCATATAAGCAATACATTTTCAATTTTTATCTAATAATTTTTCTATATGATACAACATCTT harbors:
- a CDS encoding ImmA/IrrE family metallo-endopeptidase — encoded protein: MINIRVRVNHLVKKYGTRDPEKLAKELSIIIKKVPFKSQKTKGFFKKQFGKKFIVINSNLSEFLQKIVLAHELGHATLHVSKSSYYIHEFTLFPRGKYENAANKFAAEILINENDIDTYSLKTMSINELSCYFGVPERLIMYKFFE